The following proteins are encoded in a genomic region of Rubrobacter xylanophilus DSM 9941:
- a CDS encoding dienelactone hydrolase family protein — MSVGETVRIEAGGARIEGDLEIPEGARGIVLFAHGSGSGRHSPRNRFVAARLREESLLLGTLLIDLLTEQEEAEDARTGLLRFDVGLLAGRVEAATRWLLDNPRTRGLRVGYFGASTGAAAALVAAARLPEAVGAVVSRGGRPDLAGEHLGRVRAPVLLIVGGRDHTVLELNREAMRRLPPQTRLEVVPGATHLFEEPGALEEVARLAARWFARHLAGGR; from the coding sequence ATGAGCGTCGGGGAGACGGTGCGGATCGAGGCGGGGGGCGCGCGGATCGAGGGCGACCTCGAGATCCCGGAGGGCGCGAGGGGGATCGTCCTCTTCGCCCACGGCAGCGGGAGCGGCCGCCACAGCCCGCGCAACCGCTTCGTCGCCGCGAGGCTGCGGGAGGAGAGCCTCCTTCTGGGTACCCTGCTCATAGACCTGCTGACGGAGCAGGAGGAGGCGGAGGACGCGAGGACGGGCCTGCTCCGCTTCGACGTGGGGCTGCTCGCGGGGCGGGTCGAGGCGGCAACCCGCTGGCTCCTCGACAACCCGCGGACGCGGGGGCTGCGCGTCGGGTACTTCGGGGCCAGCACGGGGGCTGCGGCGGCGCTCGTCGCCGCGGCCCGGCTCCCCGAGGCCGTGGGGGCGGTCGTCTCGCGCGGCGGGCGGCCGGATCTGGCCGGCGAGCACCTGGGGCGCGTGCGGGCCCCGGTGCTCCTCATCGTGGGGGGGCGGGACCACACGGTGCTGGAGCTGAACCGGGAGGCCATGCGGCGGCTGCCCCCGCAGACGCGGCTGGAGGTGGTGCCCGGGGCCACCCACCTCTTCGAGGAGCCGGGGGCGCTGGAGGAGGTCGCCCGGCTCGCCGCCAGGTGGTTCGCCCGGCACCTCGCAGGGGGGCGCTAG
- a CDS encoding CapA family protein, protein MVVLNLAGDVMLGRGVNEALAEMPPEEVWGDVLPLLLEGGVRIVNLECAITDHRRPWTRTPKVFHFRADPRAVRVLTAARIDAVSLANNHTLDFEERGLLDTIAHLRSAGIACAGAGRDLAEASRPAVVEGGGERVALVAFTDNEPPFAAGPDRPGTNYLPVSLEGEVLERVEEAVARARAEGAGTVVFSNHWGPNMVERPPECFRRFARAVIDRGADVYYGHSAHVFQGVEVYRGRPILYDTGDFVDDYAVDPRLRNDRSFLFRVEVGEEGLRGLELFPVRLPYARVRRAAGEEAEAIMERMERLSAEMGTRFERAGDRLLLRGPG, encoded by the coding sequence TTGGTCGTCCTGAACCTCGCCGGGGACGTCATGCTCGGGCGGGGGGTGAACGAGGCGCTCGCGGAGATGCCCCCCGAGGAGGTGTGGGGCGACGTGCTGCCGCTCTTGCTGGAGGGCGGGGTGCGCATCGTCAACCTGGAGTGCGCGATCACGGATCACAGAAGGCCCTGGACGCGCACCCCCAAGGTCTTCCACTTCCGGGCCGACCCGCGGGCCGTGCGGGTGCTGACCGCGGCCCGGATAGACGCCGTCTCCCTCGCCAACAACCACACCCTGGACTTCGAGGAGCGGGGGCTGCTGGACACCATCGCCCACCTGCGGTCCGCCGGGATAGCCTGCGCGGGGGCGGGGCGGGATCTCGCGGAGGCCTCGCGCCCGGCGGTGGTGGAGGGCGGCGGGGAGCGGGTGGCCCTCGTGGCCTTCACCGACAACGAGCCCCCCTTCGCCGCCGGCCCGGACCGGCCCGGAACCAACTACCTGCCGGTCTCGCTGGAGGGGGAGGTGCTCGAGCGGGTGGAGGAGGCCGTAGCCCGGGCGCGCGCCGAGGGGGCCGGGACCGTCGTCTTCTCCAACCACTGGGGGCCGAACATGGTCGAGCGCCCGCCCGAGTGCTTCCGGCGCTTCGCCCGGGCCGTCATCGACCGCGGGGCCGACGTCTACTACGGCCACAGCGCCCACGTCTTCCAGGGCGTCGAGGTCTACCGGGGCAGGCCCATCCTCTACGACACCGGCGACTTCGTCGACGACTACGCCGTGGACCCCCGGCTGCGCAACGACCGGTCTTTCCTCTTCCGGGTGGAGGTGGGCGAGGAGGGGCTGCGGGGGCTCGAGCTCTTCCCGGTCCGGCTCCCCTACGCCCGGGTGCGGCGGGCGGCCGGGGAGGAGGCCGAGGCCATCATGGAGCGTATGGAGCGGCTCTCGGCCGAGATGGGCACCCGCTTCGAGCGCGC
- a CDS encoding phosphoribosyltransferase has translation MFDGPIFRDRREAGRVLASRLERYRDERPVIFALPRGGVPVGYEISRALGAPLEVIVARKLGAPGQPEFGIGAIAPGVRVLNEEAVRRLGIPEDYIERVTERETREMERRLRRFRGDRPEPEVRDRTVILVDDGLATGVTARAAIRALRRREPRRLVLAVPVCAAQTAQVIRPLVDDFVCPATPPDLGAIGFWYENFEQVSSEEVAELLEEARRLFSGERDGG, from the coding sequence GTGTTCGACGGGCCGATCTTCCGGGACCGCCGGGAGGCAGGGAGGGTGCTCGCCTCCCGGCTGGAGCGCTACCGGGACGAGCGGCCCGTGATCTTCGCCCTCCCGCGCGGCGGGGTCCCGGTGGGCTACGAGATCTCCAGGGCGCTCGGGGCCCCGCTGGAGGTGATCGTGGCCCGCAAGCTCGGTGCTCCGGGTCAGCCCGAGTTCGGCATCGGGGCGATAGCCCCCGGGGTGCGGGTGCTGAACGAGGAGGCCGTCCGGCGCCTGGGGATCCCGGAGGACTACATCGAGCGGGTGACCGAGAGGGAGACGCGCGAGATGGAGCGCCGGCTGCGGCGGTTCCGCGGGGACCGGCCGGAGCCGGAGGTCCGGGACCGGACGGTGATCCTGGTGGACGACGGTCTGGCCACCGGGGTGACGGCGCGGGCGGCGATCCGGGCGCTCAGGCGCCGCGAGCCCCGGCGGCTGGTGCTCGCCGTGCCCGTGTGCGCGGCCCAGACGGCGCAGGTGATCCGGCCTTTGGTCGACGACTTCGTCTGCCCGGCCACGCCCCCGGACCTCGGGGCCATAGGCTTCTGGTACGAGAACTTCGAGCAGGTCTCCAGCGAGGAGGTGGCGGAGCTGCTGGAGGAGGCCCGCCGCCTCTTCTCCGGGGAGAGGGACGGAGGATGA
- a CDS encoding RtcB family protein: protein MSEKAGVADTVGFERLSEYRYRIPRQGKMRCDAVFYASRRILEDLAAEDYASLRQLMGVATLPGIVEPALSMPDIHWGYGFPIGGVAAFDPEEGGVVSPGGVGFDINCGVRLLVSDISREELADRKARLADELFRSVPSGVGRGRKDFRIGRPDLRRLLVEGPSWLVERGYGEPGDLDGIESRGRLAGADPDAVSERAYQRGQPQLGTLGSGNHFLEVQYVDEVYDEEAARAYGLHPGQVTVLIHSGSRGLGHQVCTEYVERFLQVAPKYGIELVDRQLAAAPIDSPEGRAYLGAMSAAANFAFANRQLIAHFTREAFARAGFGGRPLRVLYDLAHNNAKLEEHGARRVLVHRKGATRAFGPGNPELPERYRGVGQPVLVPGDMGRYSFVLAGTEGSMRETFGSSAHGAGRKMSRRRAKKAARGRDLIREMEQVGILVRAAGRATVDEEMSEAYKDAAEVVEVTDGAGIGKKVARLRPQIVVKG from the coding sequence ATGTCTGAGAAGGCTGGTGTTGCTGACACCGTAGGTTTCGAGCGGCTCTCGGAGTACAGGTACAGGATCCCGCGGCAGGGGAAGATGCGCTGCGACGCGGTCTTCTACGCCTCGCGACGGATACTGGAGGATCTCGCCGCCGAGGACTACGCCTCGCTGCGGCAGCTCATGGGCGTGGCCACCCTGCCCGGGATAGTCGAGCCGGCGCTCAGCATGCCGGACATCCACTGGGGGTACGGCTTCCCCATCGGGGGGGTGGCCGCCTTCGACCCGGAGGAGGGAGGGGTGGTGAGCCCCGGGGGCGTCGGCTTCGACATCAACTGCGGGGTCCGGCTCCTGGTCTCGGACATAAGCCGGGAGGAGCTCGCGGACCGCAAGGCGCGCCTCGCCGACGAGCTCTTCCGGAGCGTCCCCTCCGGGGTGGGCCGGGGCCGCAAGGACTTCAGGATCGGGCGCCCCGACCTCAGGCGGCTGCTCGTCGAGGGGCCCTCCTGGCTGGTGGAGCGGGGCTACGGGGAGCCCGGGGACCTCGACGGCATCGAGTCCCGCGGGCGACTCGCCGGGGCCGACCCCGACGCCGTCTCCGAGAGGGCCTACCAGCGGGGGCAGCCGCAGCTCGGGACCCTGGGCTCCGGCAACCACTTCCTCGAGGTCCAGTACGTGGACGAGGTCTACGACGAGGAGGCCGCCCGGGCCTACGGGCTGCATCCGGGGCAGGTCACCGTCCTCATCCACTCCGGCTCCCGGGGGCTCGGGCACCAGGTGTGCACGGAGTACGTGGAGCGCTTTCTGCAGGTCGCCCCGAAGTACGGCATCGAGCTGGTGGACCGGCAGCTCGCCGCCGCCCCCATAGACAGCCCGGAGGGGAGGGCCTACCTCGGGGCCATGTCCGCGGCGGCCAACTTCGCCTTCGCCAACCGCCAGCTCATAGCCCACTTCACCCGGGAGGCCTTCGCCCGGGCGGGCTTTGGGGGCCGTCCCCTGCGGGTGCTCTACGACCTGGCGCACAACAACGCCAAGCTCGAGGAGCACGGCGCGAGGAGGGTGCTCGTCCACCGCAAGGGGGCGACGCGGGCCTTCGGCCCCGGCAACCCCGAGCTCCCGGAGCGCTACCGGGGGGTCGGCCAGCCCGTGCTGGTGCCGGGCGACATGGGCCGCTACTCCTTCGTGCTCGCCGGGACCGAGGGCTCCATGCGCGAGACCTTCGGCTCCAGCGCCCACGGCGCCGGGCGGAAGATGAGCCGCCGCCGGGCCAAGAAGGCCGCCCGGGGACGCGACCTCATCCGGGAGATGGAGCAGGTGGGCATCCTGGTGCGGGCCGCGGGCCGGGCCACGGTGGACGAGGAGATGTCCGAGGCCTACAAGGACGCCGCCGAGGTCGTGGAGGTGACCGACGGGGCGGGCATCGGGAAGAAGGTGGCCCGTCTGAGGCCTCAGATAGTGGTGAAGGGCTAG